The window tgaCAACCCGaatcccgaaaatggatgattacgagtcggaaattaaatttacattttttttatcaaaaaaaatcatgaacataatgcatattttttctgacgattagcatttttcgtcacaaaaaattgaagaattttgtatttttcgtcgtaaaaaattgaacgatttaaCATTTTTCGTCGCTAAAAAACATGTCATTATGCCAAACAGCAAATGTAAGTCTTGGAGGGTGATGGACCCGCCCAGCCAGTGGGCTGGGCGGATCCAGCACCCGCCCATCCAGTGGACTGGGCGGGTACAGCACCCGCCCAGTCCACTGGATGGGCGGGTGCTGGATCCGCCCAGCCCACTGGCTGGGCGGGTCCAGCACCCTCCAAGACTTACATTTGctgtttttttcaaaaaatttaaaaaaattataagaggACAAAATGTGTCCAAATGGTAGCGGTAATAAGTAATTTGGGGCGTAAATAGCAACACCCTTACTATATGGACAAATTACAAATTTAGCCCAATTAAAAtggcccatttacatatctaactcactttgcttccatctcaccaaattagataCTTTCAttcattttggataaaattacccttagttttATTCGATCGATCTGCTCTTGCtcttgcttcttcttcttcttccgctttgtccgcttcttcttctttttcgtttcagcttcttcttcggttcatcttcttcaatttctgataccaatcattagcgatttttgagattattgaagtattatgttcaattttccgtagaaatggtatgtttttagcttatacgcctgcttttctcactggttttgcctctttcttcatatgtaacggtatcgtttcaatttcttgTATTTTcttccattgttgtcgcatttgtgacgaaatttgtcgcattCCGTACAAATGCGACAAAAGTTGTCACATTGGTGACAAAATGCGACAACagctgtcgcatttcgtcacaaatgcgatattaagcagttcaattgttagattttttttctttctcaattTTTGAGCTTTCCATCTCAACCCTCTTCCGCAGACACTAGttcttcaaaggttgaacgAAACATAATCTATTCTCACTATAAACCATCGTCTTTTCGTAGGTTTGGGATGGCAAAAAAGACGTTGAGAGTTTGAGAAAGAatgtgaattgaaataagggtattcttgtccaaagtggagGAAAGTGTCTAATATagtgagatggaagcaaagtgagttagatatgtaaatagacccttttagttgggctagatttgcAATTAGCCCTTAATATATTTGATACATTTTTCTTTCATATTACAGAATTTGGAcattttcatccactttggacaagaatacccttaCTTCAATTCAGGCTTCTTCCTCAGAATGTATTTTTCGTTTCATCGTCTCTCTTTCATTCCCTTCTCCATCTCCTTCGTTCTTCATCTCCATCGCTCTCCGTCTACATCTTCTGTCACACCCGACTCTAGACGAccccaatcggcatcgggcgtgataATAAAAGAGATCACAATAGTCAATTTAGCCCAAAACAATCTTTGGGTATCAACCCAGTCCTTAAAGTTAGCGTTAATGGTCAAATTAACCCATGATCAAATCAGCCCAaaaagtttaatatatttttgatacctgaactttaccatgTTTATATTTTGATACCTGAAATCTATTTCTATAcataaaaactattatattttCCATAGCCACATAACGCTTTAGAGTCAGTGCATTTCCTTATGCGCCAATGCAGAATATCGATACAGTAATACTATTTTGAGGGGTttagtgagttttttttttctatatttcgAGAAGTTTCTATCAGAATTAATTGTTCGTGATCCATACTCATATTTTGATGGATTTTTAaagatttattttattaatataattttggcctttatttatttttctcacattttatcacttaatataattattttattagaaaaaaaaagttaatagaattaaaattataaattcaattaatttttatcaaaattggtTAAGTACTCTTTATGAATAAAATATATCTTAAATTTCTcttaaaaatttagatttttttatttaaaagaataaaagaataaattCCGTACTACATGCGTGAGTGCACAATATTAGTGCACTAATACTATTTTGAGggtgttttaaaaaatattattttgaggGATTTAGTGAGGCTTTTGCCTTTGTTTCAAGGATTTCTATCATAATTAATTGTTAGTGGCCCATACTCCTATTTCAAAGGATTTTTAGAGATTTTCTTTATTAGTACATCTTCAACacctttttaatataaaaatagattttagATATCAAAATATAGACATAATAAAGTttagatataaaaaaatatattataattttaggaCTGATTTGATCCTAGAATAATTTGATCTTTAATGACAACTTTAAAATCTGAATTAATACTCAAAGATTGTTTTGGGATAGATTGGCCCTTTGTTCGTTACTCCATTTATACTGTACGATCAAGCTATCAGAGACTGTTATAGGCTTTGGATATTGTGCTACGTTTCACCTATTGATGATGAACGTGTACCCACGGATCGAGATTTAGTGGCTGACATGATTGAGCGTAATTAATAAATTACGCAATGTATTAATTACGGAATgtcaataatttattaattaaaatgttaagtaacACCACATTTAATCTaacttgatcaattattttttcttttatttcgtTGAAAAGGGGCGAGTACATATCGATATCAGGCTGTTGGTTGTGCAATTTAGGGCAATGGAGTATTAGCAAATTTATAAGTATTGCTCATATTAAAGGATCTAACTCCAGCTACTTCATTAATGGGCACACCATCAGAAATCTCCTTCAACTCTTCTTTTGTTAACTTAATTCTCAATGCTTCTATATTCTCCTTCAGATTCTTAATCTTGGTTGTTCCTATAATTAATCCAAATTAACAACACTATTAGCTAAACACATCACTCAAAACattcagatatatatataagaaaatgACTCACCAGGGATAGGAACAACATCATCTCCTTGATTGAGAACCCAAGCAAGAGCAAGCTGAACAGGACTGCATCCATACTTTCTGGCTATATTTTCAATTCGAGTATAAAATACCTTATTCTTTTCAACATTCTCTTCACTAAACCTTGGATGAATTTTCTAGATCATATATATGAAACAGTATTTGTTAGCATAAATATAGTTTGTGTATTAAGATTGATTCAATGGATAAGTTTCATACCAGTGAACTCCCGGAATCCAAACTTTGAGTCACTGCTTTGCCACCGAAGAAACCTCGGCCGATAGGGCTATATGGAACTACTCCTATTCCAAGTTCCCTGCATGATTTGCAGATATGTGCCTAATTAGTAATTAGGCAGTACTGATCTTATTGATACGGAAGACAGAAAGTTCTTAAAAAAACACAGAAAGTAGAAACGTGGGAAAACTTGTAAATATTTGAAACACATCCCAAAAAGTGTCGTACTAGTTTCCAGGAATTTCCGTTTCCGAAACGGACACAAAACGTGGAAACGCTAATAAAAATATGCAAAATAGTGTATGAAACTACTCCGAATCCAATGGAGATGAGGATAGAGACAATTTTTTCTCCATTTCATAAACACAAACGGGGACGGGGAATTCCCATCTGAACCGGAATAAGGATAGGGAAAGGATCCCATCTCCACCCGCTCCATTTACAATACTACTAAGACATTTCTAATTGGTAAACAAACAATGAAGATTAGGTAAATTCACCTGCAAATTGGGATTATATCTTCCTCAAGATCACGAGTCcaaattgaccattccatttgGACTGCAGTAATAGGATGAACAGCATGTGCTCTCCTTAGTGTGTCAGGACTTGCTTCAGATAATCCAatgtaatttatttttccttcttCCACTAACTTCTTCAGCTCCCCCATCTGCCAAATTGTACAAGTAATTGCATTCAAGATTACTAATATCAATTTCAAAAAATCAATGTCCGTATCCATATATACATACAGTTTCCTCAATCGGTACTGTAGTGTCAATACGATGTACATAGTAGAGATCGATATATTCCACATCCAGTCGCTTCAAGCTAGCCTCGCAGCAAGCCCGAACATATTCAGGTTTGCCGTTGATTGAAGCATTCACAAAACTAGAGCCGTTCGCCACAGCCACACCAAATTTTGTAGCCAATTGGATTCTCTCTCTCGGCAGTTGCTTCAATGCCTGAAACACATCAATCGTTTATTTATACATACATTGGGCAGAGCAGAACAGAACAGAAAAATAACCGAATAGATAGATTGATACATACCTTGGCGAGTAAGAGTTCATTAGTAAGGGGACCATAAACATCAGAAGTGTCGAAAAATGTAATTCCTCTATTGAATGCTTCCTTTATGATTGAAATTCCATCTTCTTCGGCGATAGGCGCATTGTAAACACCAGTAAGTCCCATACATCCAAACCCTAATTTTGACACCTGATATCATATCAACATCTTCAAATGAAATTATGAACAGAAATTGGAATTGGAAATAGAAGGAAGAGAAATTGGTGGTCTGATTGACTGACTGACCTCAAAGCCTTGGCAACCCAATTTTACTTTTGGGATAAGAATTCCTTGTTGCTCTGCCATTGGATGTAATCGATATGTTGTGTGGAAGTGAGAAAGAAGACAGT is drawn from Euphorbia lathyris chromosome 9, ddEupLath1.1, whole genome shotgun sequence and contains these coding sequences:
- the LOC136207178 gene encoding probable aldo-keto reductase 1, encoding MAEQQGILIPKVKLGCQGFEVSKLGFGCMGLTGVYNAPIAEEDGISIIKEAFNRGITFFDTSDVYGPLTNELLLAKALKQLPRERIQLATKFGVAVANGSSFVNASINGKPEYVRACCEASLKRLDVEYIDLYYVHRIDTTVPIEETMGELKKLVEEGKINYIGLSEASPDTLRRAHAVHPITAVQMEWSIWTRDLEEDIIPICRELGIGVVPYSPIGRGFFGGKAVTQSLDSGSSLKIHPRFSEENVEKNKVFYTRIENIARKYGCSPVQLALAWVLNQGDDVVPIPGTTKIKNLKENIEALRIKLTKEELKEISDGVPINEVAGVRSFNMSNTYKFANTPLP